Genomic segment of Microbacterium sp. M28:
GTGGCACCGGAGAACCGGAACGTCTCGGTCACCGTGACCGTCGCGCCCTCGTTCTCGGTCGAGGTGACCGACCGCTGCGTGGCGGGGAAGTTCGTGAAGCAGACCGTGACCGTGACGAACTCGTCCGACGCGGATGCGTCGTTCGTGGTCTCGTCGCCGTTCGGTGCGCGGGATCTGGGCACGATCGCTGCGGGGGAGAGCGCGTCGGCGTCGATCAACACGAAGCGGGCGGAGGTGCCGGCTGGGGAGATCGTCGTGACCGCGGTGGTCGATGGGCGCGAGGTCGAGCAGCGCGTGGCCACGGAGGCTGCCAGCTGCGGGTGACCTGACTCGACGCGGGCTCGCGCCCGTTCGTCGGAGAAATCCCCTTCGTCGGACGCCGATCACGGCATCCATCCGGCGGAGGGGATTTCTCCGGTTCTGGGGATGTCGCGGGCGTCCGATAGTTCTGCCGATAGTTCCGAAACTCTTGCTCCCGATGGATTGATACCGGTAACATCCGGGCGTCGGCACAACATCGTGCCGGCATGGCGGTCGATCATACGAAGGAGTGCAGACCGTGACATCAGCACAGCAACTCAAGGGTGCGCGAACGAGGGAGAAGTCTCTCCGGATCGCGACCGCGTTTATGGGCGCGGCCGCGCTCATCGCGTCATCGATGTCCGTCGTCGCCGCCGGCGACGAGGCCAACGCGGCTCCGGTCGGCGCGGCGCAACTGGCGGCGGAGGAGACGCCAGCGATCCCGGGGAACCTCCTGCCCGATGGTCGCTTCGTGGCGGACTCGAGCGGGTGGACGAACACACGCGGTGGCACCCTCCAGCTCTCCTCGGATGCCGCGAGCGGAGCGTTCTCGCTGCTGACGACTGCGCGGGAGAACACCCAGTCCGGACCCTTCGCGAGCGTGACGGGCAAGCTCGAGCTCGGTGCGTCGTATCGGATGACCGGCAAGCTCAAGTACACCGAGGGGGCGGACGCGCAGCAGTTCAACTTCACGTTCTGCCCGGCGAACTTCAACGGATGCGCGGACTACGGCCAGAGCTTCACGAAGGGCGAATGGGGCACGTTCTCGCGGGAGTTCACGGCCGAGGCGAGGCACGCCGGAGCCGACTGGCTCTTCGTCGAGACGCCGTGGGGATCGAACGCGCTGCAGGATTTCCAGGTCGACGAGGTGTCGCTGGTGAAGATCGCCGACGCGCCGCCCGCGCCCGAGTACTCGAGCCTCGAGCAGGTGCAGACGAAGCCGATCGGCGACCACAACCCGCTCGTCGGCCACAAGTTCGGCGCGGACCCGCATCACCTCGTCTACAACGGTCGTCTGTACATCTACTCGACCGATGACACGCAGCAGTACGAGCTGAACAGCAAGGACGCCAACGGCCTTCCGACGCAGTCGAACGGCTACGGCGGCATCACGCGGCTGAACGTCATGTCCACCAGTGACATGGTCAACTGGGTCGACCACGGCGCGGTGCCGATCGCCCGTGAAGGCGGAGCTGCGCCCTGGGCGCGGAACTCCTGGGCGCCCGCCGCGATCGAGAAGGACGGGAAGGTCTACCTGTACTTCTGCGACAGCGGCACCGGGACAGCGGTCGTCGTCGGCGGTTCTCCGCTCGGCCCGTGGGAGGACCCGCTGGGCAAGAAGATCATTCCGGACACGGTATCGCCGGAATACATCGCGAACGGCGGCTTCCCGGCCGGGATGTGGCTGTTCGATCCCGAAGTGTTCATCGACGACGACGGTCAGGGCTACCTCTACTTCGGCGGCAACTCGGTGATCGGCACGAGCCCGAACCAGCAGGGGCCGCAGAATCCCAAGTCCACCCGTGTGGCGAAGCTGCAGGACGACATGGTCACACTCGACGGCGATCCGGTCGAGATCGACGCACCCGGCATCTTCGAGGCGTCGAGCATGTTCAAGCACGGCGACAAGTACTACTACTCGTACTCCTCGAATTTCCAGGTGAACGAGGTGCCGGGGGAGTACCCCGAGCGCGGCGCGATCGCGTACATGATGACGGACGATCCGATGGATCTGACATCGGCGGAGTACGCGGGTGTGGCCTTCCAGAACCCGGCGGTCCACTTCGGCGCGGGTAACGGCGGCAACAACCACTCCGACATGTTCACGTTCAAGGGCGAGACCTACTTCACGTATCACGCGCAGACGAGGGGAGCGGCGTGGGCAGCAGCACTCGGCACGCCGGGGGCGACGCAGGGATATCGCTCGGTGCACATCGACAAGCTCGAGTTCAACGAGGACGGCACGATCAAGCCGATCCAGGGCACGCGTGCGGGTGTCGAGCAGGTGGAGGCCTTCGACCCGTACCGCACCTTCGAAGCCGAGACGCTCGCCTGGCAGCTCGGGATCACGACGGCGCCGACCGAGGCGGCTTCGGTCGAGTTCGCCGAGCACAACGGCGGCGGCAACATGGTGCTGGCCGGCGTCGATGGCGGCGACTTCACCGGCATCGCAGGCGTCGATTTCGGCGATGGCGCCGCGACGGTGTCGGCACGCGTGAAGCCGCTCGTCGACGGAACGAGCATCCAGGTGCGCCTGGACGACGTCGACGGTCCGGTCGTCGCCGAGCTTCCGCTCGACGGCTCGGCCGGCGAATGGACCGACGTGCAGGCCGAGGTCACCGGTGCGACCGGAGAGCACGACGTGTTCTTCGTCTTCGCCGCCGCCGAGGGCACAGAGGAGGATGTCGACCTCGCCGAGATCGA
This window contains:
- a CDS encoding family 43 glycosylhydrolase, with the translated sequence MSVVAAGDEANAAPVGAAQLAAEETPAIPGNLLPDGRFVADSSGWTNTRGGTLQLSSDAASGAFSLLTTARENTQSGPFASVTGKLELGASYRMTGKLKYTEGADAQQFNFTFCPANFNGCADYGQSFTKGEWGTFSREFTAEARHAGADWLFVETPWGSNALQDFQVDEVSLVKIADAPPAPEYSSLEQVQTKPIGDHNPLVGHKFGADPHHLVYNGRLYIYSTDDTQQYELNSKDANGLPTQSNGYGGITRLNVMSTSDMVNWVDHGAVPIAREGGAAPWARNSWAPAAIEKDGKVYLYFCDSGTGTAVVVGGSPLGPWEDPLGKKIIPDTVSPEYIANGGFPAGMWLFDPEVFIDDDGQGYLYFGGNSVIGTSPNQQGPQNPKSTRVAKLQDDMVTLDGDPVEIDAPGIFEASSMFKHGDKYYYSYSSNFQVNEVPGEYPERGAIAYMMTDDPMDLTSAEYAGVAFQNPAVHFGAGNGGNNHSDMFTFKGETYFTYHAQTRGAAWAAALGTPGATQGYRSVHIDKLEFNEDGTIKPIQGTRAGVEQVEAFDPYRTFEAETLAWQLGITTAPTEAASVEFAEHNGGGNMVLAGVDGGDFTGIAGVDFGDGAATVSARVKPLVDGTSIQVRLDDVDGPVVAELPLDGSAGEWTDVQAEVTGATGEHDVFFVFAAAEGTEEDVDLAEIDNWAFAPAAVAPALAFSVDVTDRCVAGKFVKQSVRVTNDSEADAAFSVSSMFGDRDLGTVVSGASASASINTKQAQVPAGELTVTATATVDGEPVQVEQKVATPAASCG